In the genome of Pusillimonas sp. T7-7, the window GCGGCTGCGTCAGCTTGGGATCTGACGTATCGACCGGTGGGGTATAACCGGGTGCTAACGTGGATGTAGTGGCGACCAACTCGAAGGGCACCATGCGTGTTTGCCACCAGGTCATGAAGGAATTGGCCCGAGTGTTCATGGGTTGTAAGCCTTCATCACCGGCGGGTGACATCGAGATAGGCCACTGAAGTGTGCCCAAATCGCCGTCAATGGAGAACTGAACCTGTACTTGGGGCCGCCAAATGTTCACGGCTTGAGCAAATCCCACTACGGTACGGCCATCAGTGCGGGCAAAAGTGGCGTTCGTAGATTTTGCGTTGCACTGGGCATTAAGCAGCACCCACCCATCTAGAGTGATGGGAACCTGTCCTATCGCCGTGACACACGTGGCTGCGAAGTCCGCAATAGTTGGTTGGCTCGACCAAGGCCGCATTAGGGCCAGATCGTTACCGCTGACCGCCGTTTGGCTGCGTAGTCGCTCCAGCTGCAGGGCGCGCTGGGCTTGGGCCTCTCGCGTGACTTTTGCCTCATACCCTCGCCATAACCCATATCCCGCAAATGCCAGAGCCGCTAATACAAACCACGTCGCAAGGGTCGTGATGCTCGTCGAAGTCCAGACGGAGCGTTGGCGCAAACGGTGCTTGCGCTTGATACCGGGCAATAGGTCCTGTAGGGAAATCGGCTTGCCGCCTGGCCACAGCTCCTGCGGGGCAAACACTTGCAGTTCCGATACGTTCGGATCGGTTGATAGCGAATTCCACAGTTCCCGAATCCGCTGTTTGGTTTCCTCAGTGTCAAATACTCCGTCGGAGTCAGGCACCAGGGCGTCGTGAATGGCAGAAACCAACGCGTATCGACCATCGGGTAGGGGGAAAGCTGCAATGAACGTAGGCCCGAGCACATCTGCAGCAACGGCCGCAAGAGAGACGGTTCCTTTTCTAGCGCGCCCGCCACGAACGACAAAACCTGCCTGCACTACATCGACATGGCGACGTAAGAAAACGACATCTAGTGTCGCGCCAGTACGCTCGCGCTCTCGGCGCGCAATCTTTCTGGCTTCATCCTTGTAGTTGTGCCCGGTGGGCAATACCTGCCAGAACAGGCCACTGACAAGGATGCGGCGACCCACTTTGATGGGCGTAACGCCTTTTATGGTTTTAAACAACGAGATGGAGTAAGCCATCGGGCGACCGATCCTAAGGTTCATACCGCCATGCATTTCTACACGACCATCACGATGCTGTGATTTGGGATACGCGGCGGCAAAGGGGTGGTAGAAGGGAGGCTGGGCGAGATCAACTGAGCGTCTCGCGCAATACCCACTGAAAATGGAGCCGGCCCCCCCAGCACAGTTTGCAAGTCCGAGATGGGCTCTTTGGGGGTGAAGTAGACATAGCCCCGGCCGGATTGCACATAGGTCCGTATTCCAGGCTGGGGATTCAGCCAAGTTGGCAGGCCAAGATTTGCCAACAAAATTTCCCCGCTAGCGCTCGGGTGTGAGGCTAAGTAGGTCTGCAAGGCATTTCGCACGACCAGCATGTTGGCGCCAAGCGCCCCTGCATATGTCTTACTGACCTCGAAGCGTTGCTCACGACCGACGTCGAAAGCCATCTCTACGAACACCGTCGCCAATGCCAGTATCGCGAAGAACAGTGGCATAGCTACGCATCCTCAATGTCCATGGGGTTAGGCATAATGCGCGGGGAGATAATGATGACTAAAACCTTACGCGCCTTCTCACGCACGCCGCCGCCAGTGGGTATCCAGGTTGAGGTGCCCCCAATACCTTGTTTGGTGGAAGTCTCGCTGGCTTCCTGAAAGTCCGAGATGACCAGCGTTTGACCCGACCGCATGCCTACGCGCTGCAGGAATACCTGCCGGTCG includes:
- the pilO2 gene encoding type 4b pilus protein PilO2; translated protein: MAYSISLFKTIKGVTPIKVGRRILVSGLFWQVLPTGHNYKDEARKIARRERERTGATLDVVFLRRHVDVVQAGFVVRGGRARKGTVSLAAVAADVLGPTFIAAFPLPDGRYALVSAIHDALVPDSDGVFDTEETKQRIRELWNSLSTDPNVSELQVFAPQELWPGGKPISLQDLLPGIKRKHRLRQRSVWTSTSITTLATWFVLAALAFAGYGLWRGYEAKVTREAQAQRALQLERLRSQTAVSGNDLALMRPWSSQPTIADFAATCVTAIGQVPITLDGWVLLNAQCNAKSTNATFARTDGRTVVGFAQAVNIWRPQVQVQFSIDGDLGTLQWPISMSPAGDEGLQPMNTRANSFMTWWQTRMVPFELVATTSTLAPGYTPPVDTSDPKLTQPHWKTASWSIKSTPRNPVQLLQGIEQDGVRLQEVELVFNADGKLNWSLKGELYGE
- the pilM gene encoding type IV pilus biogenesis protein PilM, whose protein sequence is MPLFFAILALATVFVEMAFDVGREQRFEVSKTYAGALGANMLVVRNALQTYLASHPSASGEILLANLGLPTWLNPQPGIRTYVQSGRGYVYFTPKEPISDLQTVLGGPAPFSVGIARDAQLISPSLPSTTPLPPRIPNHSIVMVV